The following are encoded together in the Zingiber officinale cultivar Zhangliang chromosome 8A, Zo_v1.1, whole genome shotgun sequence genome:
- the LOC122012062 gene encoding uncharacterized protein LOC122012062 — protein sequence MAASYAALLLLPLPPTGCSAVRRASVRCGVGPTSSPAPRQGLGSRRQCLLFLALSSAALPFPARSADIPLFGIRNRIKKIEEEAEEIVGKGEKALQKGIEAAEKGIVAAEKEIQAAEEGIVASSSLGVADNLLQAGAVAGAEALGVLVAVSVVNGILAAES from the coding sequence ATGGCCGCCTCTTACGCGGCTCTCCTTCTCCTTCCCCTTCCTCCCACTGGCTGCTCCGCCGTCCGACGCGCTTCCGTACGCTGCGGCGTCGGCCCCACCTCGTCTCCGGCGCCCCGGCAAGGTCTGGGAAGCAGAAGGCAGTGCCTCCTCTTCCTCGCCCTCTCCTCTGCCGCTCTCCCTTTCCCGGCTAGGTCAGCGGACATACCACTCTTCGGGATCAGGAACAGGATAAAGAAGATCGAGGAGGAGGCAGAGGAGATCGTGGGGAAAGGGGAGAAGGCCCTGCAGAAGGGCATCGAGGCGGCGGAAAAGGGCATCGTGGCGGCGGAGAAGGAGATCCAAGCAGCGGAGGAGGGGATAGTGGCGTCTTCCAGCCTCGGCGTCGCAGACAATCTTCTCCAGGCCGGCGCGGTCGCCGGAGCCGAGGCACTCGGGGTGCTCGTCGCGGTCTCCGTTGTCAACGGCATTCTCGCGGCGGAGAGCTGA
- the LOC122012059 gene encoding monothiol glutaredoxin-S11-like, producing MGSGEGGVVKDVGSKAELDEALRGAAPVVLYFWASWCEASKQMGQVFSHLAGDFPHALFFRVEAEEHPEISETYSVSAVPYFVFFKDSRSIDALEGANPTVLANKVAKHVGPASSVESASPVSLGTADPTILEAAKNMATQSISSKTEELNSGLSDGLRKRLQQLVESYPVFLFMKGSPEQPKCGFSQKVVNLLKDEGVEFRSFDILLDNEVREAMKKFSNWPTFPQLFCKGDLLGGYDIVVAMHESGELKDVFKDHGIPVISNETKIAKDSEGPIPEMRGGITESTGLHVEIVSRLQTLINSTPVMLFMKGKPEEPKCGFSHKVVEILLQEKVAFNSFDVLSDDEVRQGLKAFSNWSSYPQLYIGGELIGGSDIVLEMQKNGELKKVLAEKGVATNVALEDRLKSLITSAPVMLFMKGTPDAPRCGFSSKVVNALREEEISFESFDILSNEEVRQGLKTYSNWPTYPQLYYKGELIGGCDIVLELQSSREFKSTLSE from the exons ATGGGTAGCGGCGAAGGCGGCGTGGTCAAGGACGtcgggtcaaaggcggagcttgACGAGGCACTCCGTGGGGCGGCGCCGGTGGTCCTGTACTTCTGGGCGTCGTGGTGCGAAGCATCGAAGCAGATGGGTCAAGTTTTCAGCCATCTCGCCGGAGACTTCCCTCACGCTCTTTTCTTTAGG GTCGAAGCTGAAGAGCACCCAGAAATTTCTGAGACTTACTCTGTTTCAGCTGTGCCATATTTTGTATTCTTCAAG GATAGTAGAAGTATCGATGCACTTGAAGGTGCAAACCCAACTGTTTTAGCTAACAAGGTAGCAAAACATGTTGGACCTGCTAGTTCTGTAGAATCTGCTTCACCTGTAAGCCTAGGGACTGCTGACCCTACAATTCTGGAAGCTGCGAAAAACATGGCGACACAAAGTATCTCTTCCAAAACTGAAGAATTGAACTCTGGCCTCAGTGATGGATTGAGAAAGCGTCTGCAGCAGCTTGTTGAGTCATACCCTGTATTCTTATTTATGAAAGGAAGTCCAGAGCAACCTAAGTGTGGATTCAGTCAAAAGGTGGTTAATCTATTGAAGGATGAGGGTGTTGAATTCAGAAGCTTTGACATCCTTTTGGACAATGAGGTACGTGAAGCAATGAAGAAGTTTTCCAATTGGCCTACTTTCCCTCAGCTCTTTTGCAAGGGTGATCTTCTTGGTGGGTATGATATTGTAGTTGCTATGCATGAAAGTGGCGAGTTAAAAGATGTGTTCAAGGACCATGGAATTCCTGTCATCTCTAATGAAACCAAAATTGCAAAAGATTCAGAAGGTCCTATACCGGAAATGAGAGGTGGCATTACTGAATCCACAGGCCTTCATGTTGAAATAGTTTCTCGGCTTCAAACTCTTATAAATTCCACCCCTGTTATGTTATTTATGAAAGGGAAACCTGAGGAACCTAAGTGTGGCTTCAGTCACAAGGTTGTTGAAATCCTTCTGCAAGAGAAGGTTGCTTTTAACAGTTTTGATGTTTTATCCGACGATGAAGTGAGGCAGGGTCTGAAAGCTTTTTCTAATTGGTCGAGCTATCCACAACTATATATAGGAGGTGAACTGATTGGAGGATCTGATATTGTGTTGGAGATGCAGAAGAATGGGGAGTTAAAGAAGGTTTTAGCTGAAAAGGGTGTGGCTACAAATGTTGCACTTGAGGATAGGCTGAAAAGCTTGATCACCTCAGCACCAGTGATGCTTTTCATGAAGGGAACGCCTGATGCACCTCGTTGTGGTTTCAGCTCAAAAGTTGTTAATGCCCTTCGGGAAGAAGAAATCAGTTTTGAATCCTTTGATATCCTCTCTAATGAAGAAGTAAGACAGGGTTTGAAAACCTATTCTAACTGGCCAACCTATCCTCAGCTTTACTACAAGGGTGAGTTGATCGGAGGATGTGATATTGTGTTGGAATTGCAGAGCAGCAGAGAGTTCAAGTCGACTCTTTCTGAGTGA
- the LOC122012060 gene encoding membrane steroid-binding protein 1-like — translation MEAWETLKQAVETYTGLSPASFFTVLALAAAIYYTVAGFFETQPTAPQAHAREVVEREPLRPPVQLGEVTEEELRAYDGSDREKPLLMAIKSQIYDVSQSRMFYGPGGPYALFAGKDASRALAKMSFEPKDLTGDLSGLGPFELEALQDWENKFMSKYVKVGTVMKTVPVTVTEGSDAGASNVTEAAAPAIATENKGTPADDVAAGLDALSENKEAKEN, via the exons ATGGAGGCGTGGGAGACTTTGAAGCAGGCGGTGGAGACCTACACGGGCCTGTCGCCGGCGTCGTTCTTCACGGTACTGGCTTTGGCGGCGGCGATATACTATACTGTGGCGGGGTTCTTCGAGACACAGCCAACTGCCCCGCAGGCGCACGCGCGCGAGGTGGTGGAGCGGGAGCCGCTGCGGCCCCCGGTGCAGCTTGGGGAGGTCACCGAGGAGGAGCTCCGAGCCTACGATGGCTCCGATCGCGAGAAGCCGCTCCTGATGGCTATCAAGAGTCAGATCTACGACGTTTCGCAGAGCAG GATGTTTTATGGACCAGGTGGTCCGTACGCATTGTTTGCTGGTAAGGACGCCAGTAGAGCATTAGCAAAGATGTCATTTGAACCAAAGGATTTGACTGGCGATCTCTCTGGTCTTGGCCCCTTTGAGCTTGAAGCCCTCCAGGACTGGGAAAATAAGTTCATGAGCAAATATGTAAAAGTGGGTACGGTTATGAAGACAGTGCCTGTTACGGTGACCGAGGGGTCAGATGCTGGTGCTTCCAACGTTACAGAAGCTGCTGCTCCGGCCATTGCCACCGAGAATAAAGGCACTCCAGCAGATGATGTTGCAGCTGGCCTTGATGCTTTATCAGAGAACAAAGAAGCCAAAGAAAATTAA